The genomic region CAGTTTGGTTTTTCCGTTCGAACATCTTGTCATATCTGGTCCTCACTTCAGgtttgttttctttaatCACATCACCTTCATCATTTGCCTTTGCTAGGGTTAGGAGCTGTCTTGatgtatttttcaactcCTTTGCCTTCTCTATCGATTTCATTCCCCTCATCTTGATCTTTGGAGCACCTGGTAAACCTAAAGAGTTAGcaaattgttccaatgGTATTTTGTCGAAATGGAAGacttctttgtctttttgAATGTATATCGATCTAACATAAGAAATGAAAGCCTTTTGGCCTAGATATTTCAATTCGGgatctttgaaaaggaGTGATTGTAACTGAGGTTTGatagatttcttttttgattgtTTGATATTTAGTCTACTGGGCTCAATGTTTTTAGTttttaatcttttcaagaatccCTCCTCTTCCTCTGGTGTTAACATAATGAGTGACTTACCTTCTTTACCGAATCTGGCTGCTCTTCCAACTCTGTGGATATATGTATCGACATCCTCAGGACAATCAACCTGGATCACCCAATCAACAGATGGGAAATCAATACCTCTAGCAACCACATCAGTTGAGAATAGACAGACATGTTGCGCTCTGCTGAACTTATCCAGCGTCTCAGTTCTCGCCGTTTGCTTTTGTCTACCATGCAAGTGCATCAAAGATATACCAGGTTGTAATTTCCTGAAAGTTTCATAAACAAAATGCACCTGTTTAGAGCTTGATAGAAACACAATTAACTTAGACTTTAAATGCGATTTTATGAAACTGAACAGAATGTCAAGTTTGTCAGGTAGTGGCACTTCGATATATGACTGCTGTAAAGATTCTGGAGTCGCAGATGAACTATTAGCATTTAAAACTTCCATCGTTCCTACCTGTTTGTAATCTGTCAAAGATAATCTAGCCAAGTCATCCAAACTTTGTGATTGAGTAgctgaaaacaaaagtGTTTGTCTTGAAGCAGGCAAATTATTAATAATGGCATCAAGGGTTCTCTTGAAACCCATATCTAGACATCTGTCGGCTTCATCGAGTACTAACAACTGTAAATTTGAAGTATTGAATCCAACGGCTTGATCCATATGCTGTAAGATTCTGCCTGGTGTTCCTATTAGAATGTTAATTCTCGAAATtctctctttctc from Kluyveromyces lactis strain NRRL Y-1140 chromosome D complete sequence harbors:
- the HCA4 gene encoding RNA-dependent ATPase HCA4 (highly similar to uniprot|P20448 Saccharomyces cerevisiae YJL033W HCA4 Putative nucleolar DEAD box RNA helicase high-copy number suppression of a U14 snoRNA processing mutant suggests an involvement in 18S rRNA synthesis), producing the protein MAKKQKHNTQQRKLIRERDSQKIKDLETKVEEYNPKIAKANLFQDLPISEQTLKGLKEAAFIKLTEIQRESIPLSLKGHDVLGAAKTGSGKTLAFLIPVIEKLYREKWTDMDGLGALIISPTRELAMQIYEVLSKIGKHTTFSAGLVIGGKDVTFEKERISRINILIGTPGRILQHMDQAVGFNTSNLQLLVLDEADRCLDMGFKRTLDAIINNLPASRQTLLFSATQSQSLDDLARLSLTDYKQVGTMEVLNANSSSATPESLQQSYIEVPLPDKLDILFSFIKSHLKSKLIVFLSSSKQVHFVYETFRKLQPGISLMHLHGRQKQTARTETLDKFSRAQHVCLFSTDVVARGIDFPSVDWVIQVDCPEDVDTYIHRVGRAARFGKEGKSLIMLTPEEEEGFLKRLKTKNIEPSRLNIKQSKKKSIKPQLQSLLFKDPELKYLGQKAFISYVRSIYIQKDKEVFHFDKIPLEQFANSLGLPGAPKIKMRGMKSIEKAKELKNTSRQLLTLAKANDEGDVIKENKPEVRTRYDKMFERKNQTVLSEHYLNVTKAQAHDDEDEDFIMVKRQDHELNEAELPELLVPTSKRAQKKALSRKATLASNGNPTKVKFDDDGKAHPVYELEDEQDFRQNGNSEKQKEEFLSKEAELMAKVDVEDKQVAKEKRQEKKRKRLEAMRKEMEADMEDSDYEDEPVAYLGTGNLSDDMQSGADTEDDSQDERQPRKKSKYADSSEDEEEEERTTERDRIIEVEEPQTLEDLESLTANLIGS